A single Botrytis cinerea B05.10 chromosome 1, complete sequence DNA region contains:
- the Bcrim9 gene encoding Bcrim9, producing MLRPATPLSLLLLAAFACLLVSILSTPIIKSIPLASFDGVQFGVFGFCKGSTCSNVEIGYSTESLYDETQSATFDLSTKTRSTLSAILIIHPVAALFTLIMLILAIAAHFHAPSHSPRYLLGIFILSILTLILTLLAFLIDVLLFVPHMAWGSYVVLAATIIIAASGVVSCAMRRTLVSRKARKRRIEENAEMNGENFYNRQGTETISPVATDTSISKNPANEKLPTFATFDANNNERTSDERIPLTTRTPTTENSPTNVPGGSIRSQGMDGYNGPQSGTPSMDQYGNPIPMMPMMPQVGNAYGMRNRDQSAGPPGQALSHQYSNTSMNSRGRGGMPPGPPGRGGYGPPRGGYRGGYGGPPPGPNRGGYGYGQPRGGYGPRGGYGPRGGGYPGPYRGGMNNGMMAMGNGGRAPPPGYDSRGPSDPSAPIGGFRDASPAPPGGYIAYRPDEIRPSSLPRAESPPPLDDLENSENAGMVGQAIEMDATTGSPSHPPPGFVGQFGNLRDSDGDVAGMVGLQQQKIQQKHETLISETSQYSQDEYIPPRQVWGQQAGRSSPLNPASQPVEPPPSDSTHKRENSNDNYYEDVDPRFADPAPAPALAPATKSSLTIPAAMNLAAHPLNNHYDPNTHLQPNPLSNLDGNNSYNSLEELQSGQRSPAESERSTFTSVSQRGINPRWNGGASGYAGPPMPNRRAVPRREDVLLNDNPDFALPTGRGGRGPPRVMRGGMIPNSAYPGASAL from the exons ATGTTAAGACCGGCGACTCCGTTGTCGCTTTTGCTGCTCGCTGCATTTGCATGCTTGCTCGTATCAATTCTCTCGACTCCTATAATCAAGTCGATACCATTGGCCTCTTTCGATGGAGTTCAGTTTGGAGTCTTTGGTTTTTGTAAAGGAAGCACTTGTAGCAATGTTGAAATTGGGTATAGTACTG aaAGTCTTTACGATGAAACTCAATCAGCTACATTCGATCTCTCTACAAAGACTAGATCAACATTATCTGCTATTCTCATTATCCACCCGGTAGCTGCGCTATTCACACTTATCATGCTAATCTTAGCCATCGCCGCCCACTTCCATGCACCGTCACATTCCCCTCGATACCTGTTGGGAATATTCATACTGAGCATCTTAACTTTGATTCTCACCTTACTCGCATTCCTCATCGATGTTCTACTCTTCGTACCTCACATGGCATGGGGCTCATATGTTGTGCTCGCCGCCACAATCATTATTGCCGCAAGTGGTGTTGTGTCATGCGCTATGCGCCGAACGCTGGTTAGTAGAAAAGCAAGGAAGCGCCGCATTGAGGAGAACGCAGAGATGAATGGGGAAAATTTCTACAACCGTCAAGGAACTGAAACAATCTCTCCGGTCGCCACTGACACCAGCATTTCGAAAAATCCGGCCAACGAGAAATTACCAACATTTGCTACATTTGATGCGAATAACAATGAACGCACTAGTGACGAACGGATACCTCTGACTACAAGAACCCCAACAACGGAAAACTCTCCTACCAATGTCCCTGGTGGATCTATTAGGAGCCAGGGAATGGACGGTTACAACGGACCACAATCAGGTACCCCATCTATGGATCAATACGGAAACCCAATTCCGATGATGCCGATGATGCCGCAAGTAGGAAATGCATACGGTATGCGAAACCGTGACCAATCTGCCGGGCCACCAGGACAGGCATTGAGCCACCAGTATTCTAACACTTCCATGAATTCGAGAGGGCGAGGTGGAATGCCACCAGGGCCACCAGGAAGAGGTGGTTATGGACCACCAAGGGGTGGATATAGAGGAGGTTATGGGGGCCCTCCACCAGGCCCAAACCGTGGAGGGTATGGCTATGGCCAACCAAGAGGGGGTTATGGTCCGAGAGGGGGGTATGGTCCGAGAGGCGGTGGTTACCCAGGCCCGTACAGAGGAGGGATGAACAACGGAATGATGGCGATGGGTAACGGTGGAAGAGCGCCTCCGCCCGGATATGACAGCCGAGGACCTTCTGATCCTTCGGCGCCTATTGGTGGATTCAGGGATGCTTCTCCGGCGCCTCCGGGTGGATATATTGCATATAGACCAGACGAAATAAGACCTAGTAGCTTACCTCGTGCCGAATCACCTCCGCCTTTGGACGATTTGGAAAATTCGGAAAATGCTGGCATGGTTGGACAGGCGATCGAAATG GATGCGACAACCGGAAGTCCGTCACATCCCCCTCCAGGGTTTGTCGGGCAATTCGGCAATCTTAGAGACAGTGATGGTGATGTCGCTGGAATGGTGGGGCTACAACAGCAAAAAATACAGCAAAAGCATGAGACTTTGATCAGTGAAACGAGTCAGTATAGCCAAGACGA ATATATACCACCAAGACAAGTATGGGGACAGCAAGCAGGTAGATCATCACCTCTGAACCCTGCATCCCAACCTGTCGAACCTCCTCCTAGCGATTCTACTCACAAACGAGAAAACTCGAATGATAATTATTACGAAGACGTTGACCCACGTTTTGCCGatccagctccagctccagctctAGCTCCAGCGACAAAGTCGTCTCTGACAATTCCCGCCGCCATGAATCTTGCTGCACATCCGTTGAATAACCATTATGATCCTAACACTCACCTTCAACCAAATCCTTTAAGCAACTTAGATGGCAACAACTCTTACAATTCTTTAGAAGAGCTTCAGTCGGGGCAGCGCTCTCCAGCTGAATCTGAGAGATCTACTTTTACGTCAGTGTCACAACGAGGGATCAATCCCAGATGGAACGGAGGCGCTAGTGGCTACGCGGGACCTCCAATGCCGAATAGGAGGGCTGTCCCTCGACGCGAGGACGTTCTCTTGAATGACAATCCAGACTTCGCCTTGCCTACTGGTCGTGGTGGTCGAGGACCGCCTCGCGTCATGCGTGGTGGCATGATACCAAATTCTGCCTATCCAGGTGCCAGCGCTCTTTGA